The following are encoded together in the Chloroflexota bacterium genome:
- a CDS encoding enoyl-CoA hydratase/isomerase family protein codes for MEFEYIQYEKSDGIATIVLDHPPGNTLSLTMMPDLTNVFSDIQRDETLRAAVITGAGEQFFCAGADVRELRSIDANDFALRGQVLMREIESLSKPVIAAINGAAFGGGCELAMSCHLRVAADTARFGQPEINYGLMPSWGGTQRLTRLIGRTRALDMLLTGHPITARRAEEYGLVNAVVPAAELGEAARKLAERLGQAPPLVLKAILECVDTGVWQGIERGLDAERKSFAWIYHTEDARAGLRAFFNKQKPEFKGR; via the coding sequence ATGGAATTCGAGTACATCCAGTACGAAAAATCGGATGGCATCGCGACCATCGTGCTCGATCATCCGCCCGGCAATACGTTGAGCTTGACGATGATGCCGGACCTGACCAACGTGTTCAGCGACATTCAAAGAGACGAAACGCTCCGCGCGGCGGTTATCACCGGCGCGGGCGAACAATTCTTTTGCGCCGGCGCGGACGTGCGCGAATTGCGCTCGATTGATGCGAATGATTTCGCGCTGCGCGGTCAAGTGTTGATGCGCGAAATCGAATCTCTGTCCAAGCCGGTCATCGCGGCGATCAATGGCGCGGCATTTGGCGGCGGCTGCGAATTGGCAATGAGTTGTCATCTGCGCGTCGCCGCCGACACCGCGCGCTTTGGTCAACCCGAAATCAACTATGGTCTGATGCCCAGTTGGGGCGGCACCCAGCGATTAACGCGTTTGATCGGACGAACGCGCGCGCTGGACATGTTGCTGACCGGGCATCCCATCACCGCGCGCCGCGCCGAAGAATACGGGTTGGTGAATGCGGTCGTCCCCGCGGCAGAACTCGGCGAGGCGGCGCGAAAACTCGCAGAGCGACTTGGTCAAGCCCCGCCCCTCGTCCTCAAAGCGATTCTCGAATGTGTGGACACCGGCGTGTGGCAGGGCATCGAGCGCGGCTTGGATGCCGAGAGAAAAAGCTTTGCGTGGATTTATCACACCGAGGATGCGCGGGCAGGTCTGCGCGCCTTTTTCAACAAACAGAAACCAGAATTCAAAGGCAGATAA
- a CDS encoding NUDIX domain-containing protein, which produces MHPIQIFSTYNTKQHTAVPFHFCPNCGKELRAEERGANGSVRCSQCRSAFYKNPFPGVTILVEDNGKVLLGKRHAHSFNGGKWCLPGGFIEWNEDFLTAAIRETKEETGLDVRIASIISVCTNYLSPNLHTLVVVLRAEMIGGALRAGDDIATVAWFSPTALPEMAFEADAHIIARYFANKFSGAPVDPEFADANPDS; this is translated from the coding sequence ATGCATCCCATTCAAATCTTTTCCACATACAACACAAAACAACACACCGCAGTACCTTTTCACTTTTGCCCGAACTGCGGCAAGGAATTACGAGCCGAAGAACGCGGCGCGAATGGGAGCGTGCGTTGTTCGCAATGCCGTTCGGCGTTTTACAAGAATCCATTTCCCGGCGTCACGATTCTCGTCGAAGACAATGGCAAGGTGCTGTTGGGCAAACGACACGCGCACAGTTTCAACGGCGGCAAGTGGTGCTTGCCCGGCGGGTTCATCGAGTGGAACGAGGATTTTCTCACCGCCGCGATTCGCGAGACGAAAGAAGAAACTGGGTTGGATGTGCGCATCGCGTCCATCATCAGCGTGTGCACCAATTACTTGTCGCCCAACTTACACACGCTCGTCGTCGTTCTGCGCGCGGAAATGATTGGCGGCGCGTTGCGCGCGGGCGATGACATCGCAACCGTCGCGTGGTTCTCGCCCACCGCGCTTCCCGAAATGGCATTTGAAGCAGACGCGCATATCATCGCGCGATATTTTGCGAACAAGTTTAGCGGCGCGCCGGTTGATCCGGAATTTGCTGATGCAAACCCAGATTCTTAA